In one Pseudodesulfovibrio tunisiensis genomic region, the following are encoded:
- a CDS encoding aldehyde ferredoxin oxidoreductase N-terminal domain-containing protein gives MIRDYFRVMVVNLGTGKANIVERGGRNEVLGGTGLAARLFQEFGHADRPWNDPDQPMILAIGPLTGYYPLMSKTCCSFKSPYHDQYAESYAGGKSALSLRFADLDALVITGRAERLTALCVGSRRVELKDVEYLRGFDALSTGRALRKMFPGSGRRSILRIGPAAEKLSTYACINVDTYRHFGRLGGGTVMGVKNLKGICILGDRGFPLPEGKAYPKLYKHIFEQLTSTEMMSKYHGVGTAVNISPLNGLKSLPWKNLQQTSSPHAERISGETFADETLLRNAACAGCPVGCIHVGFVREQFQTNNQYLYRQVAYDYEPIFAVGGMLEIIEPGEVLRVLDVIEKEGFDCMSCGVALAWATEALERGDISEDETLLPLKWGDAETYMKAVELLSQQENEFYSLLARGTMRAVARYGGGDYACVLGQEMAGYATGEVFFVSEALGFRHAHLDAGGYSWDQKHEEKDVDAALKFLVEDGRKRIILNCMVGCLFSRGVYTEALLDEALEAVGYTDLATGVDEIAFEVQKLRWRVRISTGYDPRTVKIPKRYSEITTWKGPLDTEYMEALRQGFAQRIMELGAPLPEDAPEK, from the coding sequence ATGATCCGCGACTACTTCCGCGTCATGGTGGTGAATCTGGGCACGGGCAAGGCAAACATCGTGGAACGGGGCGGTCGGAACGAGGTTCTTGGCGGAACCGGACTGGCGGCCCGGCTGTTTCAGGAATTCGGCCATGCGGACCGGCCATGGAACGACCCGGATCAGCCCATGATTCTGGCGATCGGCCCGCTCACCGGCTACTACCCGCTCATGAGCAAGACCTGCTGCTCGTTCAAGTCGCCGTACCACGACCAGTACGCCGAGAGCTATGCAGGCGGCAAATCCGCACTCTCCCTGCGTTTCGCCGACCTGGACGCCCTCGTCATCACCGGCAGGGCCGAGCGGCTCACCGCCCTGTGCGTGGGCTCGCGCCGCGTGGAGCTCAAGGACGTGGAATACCTGCGCGGATTCGACGCCCTGAGCACGGGCCGCGCCCTGCGCAAGATGTTCCCGGGTTCGGGCCGACGCAGCATCCTGCGCATCGGTCCGGCAGCGGAAAAGCTCAGCACCTATGCCTGCATCAACGTGGACACCTACCGACACTTCGGCAGGCTGGGCGGCGGCACGGTCATGGGGGTCAAGAACCTCAAGGGCATCTGCATTCTGGGCGACCGGGGATTCCCCCTGCCCGAGGGCAAGGCGTATCCCAAGCTCTACAAGCACATATTCGAACAGCTCACCTCAACGGAAATGATGAGCAAATACCACGGCGTGGGCACTGCCGTGAACATCAGCCCGCTCAACGGACTGAAGAGCCTGCCATGGAAGAACCTGCAACAGACGTCCTCGCCCCATGCCGAACGCATTTCCGGCGAGACCTTTGCGGACGAAACCCTGCTGCGCAATGCGGCCTGTGCAGGCTGTCCCGTGGGCTGCATCCACGTGGGATTCGTGCGCGAGCAGTTCCAGACCAACAACCAGTACCTCTACCGTCAGGTGGCCTATGATTACGAGCCCATCTTTGCGGTGGGCGGCATGCTTGAGATCATCGAGCCGGGCGAGGTGCTGCGCGTGCTGGACGTGATCGAAAAGGAAGGGTTCGACTGCATGAGTTGCGGTGTGGCACTTGCCTGGGCCACCGAGGCGCTGGAGCGCGGCGACATCTCCGAGGACGAAACCCTGCTTCCCCTGAAATGGGGCGACGCCGAAACCTACATGAAGGCCGTGGAACTGCTCAGCCAGCAGGAGAACGAGTTCTATTCCCTGCTGGCCCGAGGCACCATGCGCGCCGTTGCCCGCTATGGCGGGGGCGACTATGCCTGCGTGCTGGGTCAGGAAATGGCGGGTTATGCCACGGGCGAAGTCTTCTTCGTGTCCGAGGCGCTGGGCTTCCGCCACGCGCATCTGGACGCGGGCGGATATTCCTGGGACCAGAAGCACGAGGAAAAGGATGTTGACGCGGCCCTGAAATTCCTTGTGGAGGACGGACGCAAGCGCATCATCCTGAACTGCATGGTCGGCTGTCTGTTCTCGCGCGGGGTATACACGGAAGCCCTGCTGGACGAGGCACTGGAGGCCGTGGGCTACACCGATCTCGCCACAGGCGTGGACGAAATTGCCTTCGAAGTCCAGAAATTGCGCTGGCGCGTACGCATCTCCACGGGCTACGACCCGCGGACCGTAAAAATACCCAAGCGTTACAGCGAGATAACCACATGGAAGGGCCCGCTGGACACCGAATACATGGAAGCCCTGCGTCAGGGATTCGCCCAAAGGATCATGGAGCTCGGCGCGCCACTTCCCGAGGATGCCCCGGAAAAATGA
- a CDS encoding 4Fe-4S dicluster domain-containing protein has translation MKIMRATRMERCIGCHSCSLACSRQVHKVLSWNKAGIRIASSGGLSTGFEARVCLACDPAPCVAACPTGAFSQRKGGGVIQKRNLCIRCGECAKACPVDAIFLDHQVNPYVCIHCGRCIPYCPHDCLEMVEVPERRNGSNKDKEVAS, from the coding sequence ATGAAGATTATGCGAGCCACGCGAATGGAGCGATGCATCGGCTGCCATTCGTGTTCCCTGGCCTGCTCCCGGCAGGTTCATAAGGTGTTGTCCTGGAACAAGGCAGGCATCCGCATCGCCTCGTCCGGCGGCCTGAGCACCGGATTCGAGGCACGCGTCTGTCTGGCCTGCGACCCCGCCCCCTGCGTGGCGGCGTGTCCCACGGGCGCGTTTTCCCAGCGCAAGGGCGGCGGCGTGATCCAGAAGCGCAACCTGTGCATCCGCTGCGGCGAATGCGCCAAGGCCTGCCCGGTGGACGCTATCTTTCTGGATCATCAGGTCAATCCGTACGTGTGCATCCACTGCGGCCGCTGCATCCCCTACTGCCCGCACGACTGTCTGGAAATGGTGGAGGTGCCGGAACGGCGCAACGGCTCGAACAAGGACAAGGAGGTGGCGTCATGA
- a CDS encoding restriction endonuclease translates to MKQKYPEFVQWFAPLLDALRDLGDSGKPREISDRIARKLNLPDKILDAVNEKSGGNKFYNQVAWARQYLVWEGLLDSSKYGTWKLTDEGKKTHLTENEAYLIVRKWQKIKQRKPKNETFKKTNKNEIFIPHEENGSSDFLNLDLIDVLRSLSPDGFERICKEVLRESDFENVEVTRKGGDEGIDGFGTLKINPFVSFKVIFQCKRYKKGNTVSRAQVGDFRNAMIGRAEKGIMITTSTFSQEAIKEANRDGADKIELVDGEKLVEMFEKVELGLTKKTVYEIDHAFFSKFK, encoded by the coding sequence ATGAAACAAAAATATCCTGAATTTGTTCAATGGTTTGCTCCTTTACTGGATGCCCTCAGAGATTTGGGGGATTCTGGAAAACCAAGAGAAATTTCTGATAGAATTGCTAGAAAGTTAAATCTGCCAGACAAAATTCTTGACGCAGTAAATGAAAAATCAGGTGGAAACAAATTTTACAATCAAGTGGCTTGGGCAAGGCAATACCTTGTATGGGAAGGTTTGCTTGATTCTTCCAAATATGGGACATGGAAACTGACAGATGAAGGCAAAAAAACTCATCTAACGGAAAATGAAGCCTATCTGATAGTAAGAAAATGGCAAAAAATTAAGCAGCGAAAACCCAAAAATGAAACATTTAAAAAAACAAATAAAAATGAAATCTTTATTCCTCATGAAGAAAATGGCAGCTCTGACTTTTTAAATCTTGATTTAATCGATGTATTACGTTCTTTGTCGCCTGATGGATTCGAAAGAATATGCAAAGAAGTTCTCCGAGAATCGGATTTTGAAAATGTTGAAGTTACCAGAAAGGGTGGAGATGAAGGAATAGATGGATTTGGAACTCTAAAAATAAATCCCTTCGTTTCTTTCAAAGTTATATTCCAATGTAAACGTTACAAAAAAGGCAATACTGTCAGTAGAGCACAAGTTGGCGATTTTCGGAATGCAATGATTGGAAGAGCAGAAAAGGGGATTATGATTACCACCTCAACCTTTAGTCAAGAAGCGATAAAAGAAGCAAACAGAGATGGAGCTGATAAAATAGAATTAGTTGATGGAGAAAAACTTGTTGAAATGTTTGAAAAGGTAGAGCTTGGACTGACAAAAAAAACTGTATATGAAATAGATCACGCTTTTTTTAGTAAATTCAAGTAA